Proteins found in one Phoenicibacter congonensis genomic segment:
- a CDS encoding immunoglobulin-like domain-containing protein: protein MDRHIHRAQYLARRRREARRRRIIAASTVGILVVAVVGVFAFMNAGRGSEEQPATDILPVGNEATQQQNSESKANAENIVMTLFGDKNTLVLKGEDYIESGCHAVDTTKNENISNIKVEGSVDTSKTGDYQIKYTATDSTGKKATCERKVSVVDSFDGGNAQAVPVCMYHYVYDETNKPDEVDNNWIEASLLEQEILWTKENNFYYPSYEELAAFVDGKKTLPMKSIIFTFDDGKPEFLQSGIPLFNKCEVPATSFVICSDADASEKVFGNPSKFVQYQSHSYAMHVAGSNVGRGGRIHACSYDEILDDQKQAAALTGNSQAYAYPFGDHNETAEKALQDAGVICAFTIENRAVKPGDDKMALPRVRISGNYSFEQFCALVS, encoded by the coding sequence ATGGATCGACACATTCACAGAGCACAATATTTAGCAAGAAGGCGCAGAGAAGCAAGAAGGCGCAGGATTATTGCCGCTAGCACTGTTGGGATTTTGGTTGTAGCTGTCGTTGGAGTGTTTGCTTTTATGAACGCAGGAAGAGGTTCTGAGGAGCAACCTGCAACAGATATCCTGCCAGTTGGAAACGAAGCAACCCAGCAGCAGAATTCTGAATCAAAAGCAAACGCTGAAAACATAGTTATGACTCTTTTTGGCGACAAAAACACACTTGTTCTTAAAGGTGAAGATTACATCGAGTCGGGTTGTCACGCAGTTGACACTACAAAAAACGAAAACATTTCAAACATCAAAGTTGAAGGAAGCGTTGACACTTCAAAGACTGGCGACTATCAAATTAAATACACTGCGACCGACTCAACTGGGAAAAAAGCAACTTGTGAACGAAAGGTGAGCGTTGTTGATTCTTTTGATGGAGGAAACGCGCAAGCAGTGCCAGTTTGCATGTACCACTATGTTTATGACGAGACTAACAAGCCTGACGAAGTTGATAACAACTGGATTGAAGCAAGCCTTCTAGAACAAGAGATTTTATGGACAAAGGAAAACAATTTTTATTACCCTTCCTATGAAGAGCTAGCAGCATTTGTCGACGGGAAAAAAACACTGCCAATGAAGAGCATCATATTTACGTTTGATGACGGCAAGCCTGAATTCCTGCAAAGCGGAATTCCGTTGTTTAACAAATGTGAAGTTCCTGCAACTTCTTTTGTAATTTGCAGTGACGCTGATGCAAGTGAGAAGGTTTTTGGCAACCCAAGCAAATTTGTACAATATCAATCACATTCATATGCAATGCATGTTGCCGGCAGCAATGTTGGCAGAGGGGGAAGAATCCATGCATGCTCCTATGATGAAATTTTGGATGACCAAAAACAAGCTGCCGCTTTAACAGGAAACTCGCAAGCATATGCATATCCTTTTGGAGACCACAATGAAACTGCCGAGAAAGCATTACAAGATGCAGGTGTAATTTGTGCTTTCACGATTGAAAACCGTGCTGTCAAACCAGGCGACGACAAAATGGCTTTGCCTCGAGTGCGCATCAGTGGAAATTATTCTTTTGAGCAGTTCTGCGCATTGGTTTCATAA
- a CDS encoding adenylosuccinate synthase has protein sequence MSSTVIVGTQWGDEGKGKITDLISGDYDFVVRCSGGNNAGHTVIVGDTKLSLHLMPSGVMYENCTPVIGNGCVVDPGVLVKEMAMLNAEGISCERLKISCDAHVIMPYHKILDGADEKRLGKNKIGTTKRGIGPCYQDKVARRGIRMQDLLDEKIFKLKLETVLERTNAILSKVYGLQTFTMEEILEEYLDYARILKKHVAETAQLLNDALRDGKNILFEGAQGTMLDVDHGTYPFVTSSSCCAGGACTGAGVGPTRIDNVLGIMKAYTTRVGEGPFPTELHFKENGGTGQDAIDGELLCQEGHEFGTTTGRKRRCGWFDAVVGRYAADIHGLTQIALTKLDVLSAFETLKVCVAYECNGQKYDYFPMQQSVLFHAKPVYVELPGWKGHDLTSAKTFDELPENAKKYINFLEESVGVKMNFISTGPDRNQTIIR, from the coding sequence ATGTCATCAACAGTTATTGTCGGAACTCAATGGGGCGACGAAGGAAAAGGCAAAATTACAGACCTTATTTCTGGGGACTATGACTTCGTAGTTCGATGCTCAGGAGGAAACAACGCAGGTCACACCGTTATCGTTGGTGACACAAAACTCTCGCTTCACCTCATGCCGTCAGGCGTTATGTATGAAAACTGCACTCCAGTTATTGGAAACGGATGTGTCGTCGACCCTGGAGTTCTTGTTAAGGAAATGGCGATGCTCAACGCAGAAGGCATCAGCTGTGAACGCCTTAAAATCTCATGCGATGCGCACGTTATCATGCCATATCACAAGATCCTCGATGGTGCCGATGAAAAGCGCCTCGGTAAAAACAAAATTGGCACAACAAAACGAGGAATTGGTCCATGCTATCAAGACAAAGTTGCACGCCGCGGTATTCGCATGCAAGACTTGCTTGATGAAAAAATCTTCAAACTAAAACTTGAGACTGTTCTAGAAAGAACAAATGCTATTTTGAGCAAGGTTTATGGGCTACAAACATTTACAATGGAAGAAATTCTCGAAGAATACCTAGATTACGCACGCATTCTCAAAAAACACGTCGCAGAAACGGCACAGCTTTTAAACGACGCACTTCGCGATGGTAAAAACATTTTGTTTGAAGGCGCACAAGGAACAATGCTTGATGTTGACCATGGCACCTATCCTTTCGTGACATCATCAAGTTGTTGTGCAGGCGGCGCTTGCACAGGAGCAGGCGTTGGACCCACTCGCATTGATAATGTTCTTGGAATTATGAAAGCCTACACGACTCGCGTCGGTGAAGGACCATTCCCAACAGAACTTCACTTCAAAGAAAACGGTGGAACTGGCCAAGATGCAATTGACGGCGAGCTGCTCTGCCAAGAGGGCCACGAGTTTGGCACCACCACTGGAAGAAAACGTCGCTGCGGCTGGTTCGATGCAGTGGTTGGCAGATATGCTGCTGACATTCATGGACTCACCCAGATTGCGCTCACAAAACTTGACGTTCTTTCAGCGTTCGAAACTTTGAAAGTTTGCGTTGCATATGAATGCAATGGTCAAAAATATGACTACTTCCCAATGCAGCAATCAGTTCTTTTTCATGCAAAACCAGTCTATGTTGAATTGCCAGGCTGGAAAGGGCACGATCTCACAAGTGCAAAAACATTTGATGAACTTCCTGAAAACGCGAAGAAATACATTAACTTCCTGGAAGAGTCTGTGGGAGTGAAAATGAACTTCATTTCCACTGGCCCAGACAGAAATCAAACAATCATTCGCTAG
- a CDS encoding prepilin peptidase → MTAEQAAMIISLLLVFLAAIQDRKNREVSNWFPIFLIIVFLIARIALVCFGKDNPIDSILIPLAFSIATLIVLLALTVTLERIKGKEMFGGGDIKIIASTTPILGIEGLLFALLVAFSAVLLCLFIKKNRFASFDKDTTFPFVPFFAVGFAACTIISFL, encoded by the coding sequence ATGACAGCAGAACAAGCAGCAATGATAATTTCACTGCTGCTTGTTTTTTTAGCTGCAATCCAAGACAGAAAAAATCGTGAAGTTTCAAACTGGTTCCCAATTTTTTTAATCATTGTGTTTTTGATAGCACGAATTGCATTAGTGTGTTTTGGAAAAGACAACCCCATTGACTCAATATTGATTCCTCTTGCTTTCTCTATTGCAACGCTGATTGTGCTGCTAGCACTGACTGTTACGCTAGAACGAATAAAAGGAAAGGAGATGTTTGGTGGCGGTGACATCAAAATCATCGCATCGACAACTCCAATTTTAGGAATAGAAGGACTGTTGTTCGCTTTATTGGTAGCTTTTAGCGCAGTTCTGCTCTGTCTGTTTATTAAGAAAAACAGATTCGCAAGCTTTGACAAAGACACCACATTTCCATTTGTTCCATTCTTTGCAGTGGGATTTGCAGCATGCACAATAATTTCATTCTTGTAA
- a CDS encoding ABC transporter ATP-binding protein has product MPQDNEEIKLPKRPRRNMGPGSKFVGGEKANNFGSAIKSLMLYAKNWLPGIIVASLLAVCGCALNLAGPGKLSEITDLIAQGIASSIDVAAVVKIAIILTIIYSVAWLCNFLQNFVMATVTQRLSKKLRTDISLKIDKLPLKYFDGTSVGNVMSRISNDVDMIGQTLNQSLGALITAFVMFFGSLFCMFTTNWILALSGVGASILGFSIMLVIIKKSQKYFNQQQQSLGSLNGHIEETYSGHAVVKAYTAEDSVKKEFRRINNELYNCAWKSQFLSGLMQPLMGFVGNLGYVVVCVVGAVLTINGIISFGVIVAFMVYVRQFTQPLSQFAQAANSLQSAAAASERIFEILNEDEMETEKDNIQCLDNVAGAVRFEHVRFGYDPEDIIIQDFSADVKPGQKVAIVGPTGAGKTTLINLLMRFYELQGGKIYIDGIETTKLSRQAIHDQFCMVLQDAWIFEGTIRENIVYSKEGVTDEEVINACKAVGLHHFIQTLPKGYETVLNDSSALSAGQRQLVTIARAMIKNAPMLILDEATSSVDTRTEQLIQQSMDTLMVGRTSFVIAHRLSTIKNADKILVLNHGEIVEQGNHEELLAKGGFYATLYNSQFEE; this is encoded by the coding sequence ATGCCTCAAGATAACGAGGAGATAAAACTACCTAAACGACCTCGGCGCAACATGGGACCTGGCTCAAAGTTTGTCGGAGGGGAAAAGGCGAATAACTTTGGAAGCGCGATTAAAAGCCTGATGCTTTATGCAAAAAATTGGCTTCCAGGAATTATTGTTGCATCATTGCTTGCGGTTTGTGGATGTGCGCTAAATCTAGCAGGCCCAGGAAAACTTTCGGAAATCACAGACCTCATTGCTCAAGGCATCGCGTCAAGCATCGATGTAGCTGCAGTCGTCAAAATAGCGATTATCCTCACTATCATCTATTCAGTTGCATGGCTGTGCAACTTTTTGCAGAACTTTGTTATGGCAACAGTCACGCAAAGGCTCTCGAAAAAGTTGCGCACCGACATTTCGTTGAAAATTGACAAATTGCCTTTGAAGTATTTTGATGGAACTTCAGTTGGTAATGTTATGTCACGCATCTCAAACGATGTTGACATGATTGGACAAACGCTCAATCAAAGTCTAGGTGCATTAATTACTGCATTCGTGATGTTTTTTGGCTCGCTATTCTGTATGTTCACCACAAACTGGATTTTGGCGCTTTCGGGCGTGGGAGCATCAATTCTTGGTTTCTCAATCATGCTTGTGATCATCAAAAAATCACAGAAATATTTCAACCAGCAACAACAATCGCTCGGTTCTCTTAATGGGCACATTGAGGAAACCTATTCTGGCCACGCGGTGGTTAAAGCCTACACAGCAGAAGACTCTGTGAAGAAAGAATTTAGACGCATCAACAATGAACTTTATAATTGCGCGTGGAAGAGCCAGTTTTTAAGTGGGCTGATGCAGCCTCTCATGGGTTTTGTTGGCAACTTGGGATATGTTGTTGTTTGTGTTGTCGGTGCAGTTCTCACCATTAACGGCATCATTTCTTTTGGCGTGATTGTGGCTTTTATGGTTTATGTTCGTCAATTCACGCAGCCTCTCAGTCAATTTGCTCAAGCTGCAAATTCGCTGCAAAGTGCTGCAGCTGCGTCAGAGAGGATTTTTGAAATCCTAAATGAAGATGAAATGGAAACTGAGAAGGACAATATTCAATGTTTAGATAACGTTGCTGGCGCAGTTAGGTTTGAGCATGTTCGCTTTGGTTATGACCCTGAAGATATCATCATCCAAGACTTCTCTGCTGATGTTAAGCCTGGTCAGAAGGTTGCAATCGTTGGGCCAACAGGTGCAGGAAAGACAACTTTAATCAATTTGCTCATGCGTTTCTATGAGTTGCAAGGTGGAAAAATCTACATTGATGGAATTGAGACCACGAAGCTCTCTCGTCAAGCAATACATGATCAATTCTGCATGGTTTTGCAAGATGCATGGATTTTTGAAGGGACAATTCGCGAGAACATCGTTTATTCAAAAGAGGGAGTGACCGACGAAGAGGTCATAAACGCATGCAAGGCAGTTGGCCTGCATCACTTCATTCAAACGCTCCCTAAAGGCTATGAAACAGTGCTCAATGACAGCTCTGCTTTGTCGGCGGGACAGCGTCAACTTGTCACGATTGCGCGCGCAATGATCAAGAATGCCCCGATGCTAATTCTCGATGAAGCAACAAGTAGTGTTGACACGCGAACCGAGCAATTGATTCAGCAGTCAATGGACACATTGATGGTGGGAAGAACCTCATTTGTGATTGCCCACAGGCTTTCGACAATCAAAAACGCCGACAAGATTCTCGTCTTGAATCATGGAGAAATTGTTGAGCAAGGAAATCACGAGGAACTCCTTGCCAAAGGTGGTTTTTACGCCACTCTTTATAACAGCCAGTTTGAAGAATAG
- a CDS encoding ABC transporter ATP-binding protein, translated as MFKYLSKADWARLFVALIFLVAGVGLDLKLPDYMREITTLVQTQGSALSEVLIAGGKMLLCAFAGLGTTFVVGFFVAKVAAGLARVLREKVFFKTIDFSRSEMSEFSVASLITRTTNDVQQIQLCIAIGAQAVARAPIMAVWAAVKIMGKSWQWAAITGGAVVILVVVMGVVTSVVMPKFRMMQQLTDNLNRVSREDLTGLRVVRAYNAEGYQQEKFEAANNALTRTQLFTSRRMSLMFPTIQLIMSGLTLAIYWSGVYIINGANLPARLALFSDMVVFSSYAIQIVMSFMMIVMVFVIAPRAIVAAKRINEVISTDVTVRDGNEIFSDDKQTGAIEFKNVSFQYPDAEEPVLHDINIKIHKGETVAFIGSTGSGKSTLIQLIPRFYDCSDGEVIVDGKNVRDVTLDSLRKKVGFVTQKPIMFMGTIESNVAYGSEGEVSESRVREALDIAMATEFVDKEEDGIKAEVSQGGTNFSGGQKQRLSIARAIYKNPEIYVFDDSFSALDYKTDKLLRHALEEKTSNATKLIVAQRIGTIIDADQIFVMDSGRVVGHGRHADLLKTCEVYREIAESQLSEEELKNASR; from the coding sequence TTGTTTAAATATTTATCTAAAGCTGATTGGGCGCGACTTTTTGTAGCGCTCATTTTTCTCGTGGCAGGGGTTGGTCTTGACCTTAAATTGCCAGATTACATGCGTGAAATCACTACACTCGTTCAAACGCAGGGAAGTGCTTTGTCTGAAGTCCTCATTGCTGGGGGCAAAATGTTGCTTTGTGCATTTGCTGGCCTGGGAACTACATTTGTCGTAGGCTTCTTTGTCGCAAAAGTTGCGGCTGGTCTTGCTCGTGTTCTTCGAGAAAAAGTCTTTTTTAAAACAATTGATTTTTCGCGCAGTGAGATGTCGGAATTTTCTGTTGCTAGTTTAATTACAAGAACTACAAATGATGTTCAGCAAATTCAACTTTGCATTGCAATTGGAGCGCAAGCTGTTGCGCGAGCGCCAATTATGGCTGTTTGGGCAGCTGTAAAAATCATGGGAAAAAGCTGGCAGTGGGCAGCAATAACTGGCGGGGCAGTTGTGATTCTTGTAGTTGTGATGGGCGTTGTCACATCGGTGGTCATGCCAAAGTTTCGAATGATGCAACAGCTAACCGACAACTTGAATCGAGTATCACGTGAAGACTTAACAGGTTTGAGAGTTGTTAGAGCTTATAACGCTGAAGGCTATCAGCAGGAAAAGTTCGAAGCGGCTAACAACGCTCTAACCCGAACTCAATTGTTTACTTCACGCAGAATGTCGCTGATGTTCCCAACAATTCAACTCATTATGTCAGGGCTCACGCTTGCGATTTACTGGTCTGGTGTCTACATCATCAATGGAGCCAATCTTCCAGCAAGACTTGCCCTCTTTAGTGACATGGTCGTTTTCTCTTCATATGCAATTCAAATTGTCATGTCGTTCATGATGATAGTTATGGTGTTTGTTATTGCCCCTCGCGCTATTGTTGCGGCAAAACGAATTAATGAGGTAATTTCAACCGACGTGACAGTTCGTGATGGAAATGAAATTTTTTCTGACGACAAACAGACTGGCGCAATTGAGTTTAAGAATGTCAGTTTTCAATATCCTGATGCTGAAGAACCTGTTCTTCATGACATTAATATCAAGATTCATAAAGGCGAAACTGTTGCTTTTATTGGGTCGACGGGCAGCGGAAAGAGCACCCTCATTCAACTCATTCCTCGATTCTATGACTGCAGTGATGGCGAGGTTATCGTCGATGGCAAGAACGTTCGTGACGTTACGCTAGACTCTCTCAGAAAAAAAGTTGGTTTTGTTACACAAAAGCCAATTATGTTTATGGGGACAATCGAGAGCAATGTTGCCTATGGCAGCGAAGGAGAAGTGAGTGAATCGCGCGTGCGTGAAGCTCTCGACATTGCGATGGCGACAGAATTTGTCGACAAAGAAGAAGATGGCATAAAGGCAGAAGTGTCGCAAGGCGGCACAAATTTTTCAGGTGGTCAAAAGCAGCGTCTTTCGATAGCTAGAGCGATTTATAAAAATCCTGAAATTTATGTTTTTGATGATTCTTTTTCAGCACTTGACTACAAGACCGACAAATTGTTGCGTCATGCTTTGGAAGAAAAAACGAGCAATGCTACTAAGCTAATCGTTGCGCAAAGAATTGGAACAATCATTGATGCTGATCAAATTTTTGTAATGGATTCGGGCAGAGTTGTTGGTCACGGTCGACATGCTGATTTATTAAAAACTTGTGAGGTCTACAGGGAAATTGCAGAATCGCAGTTGTCAGAGGAGGAATTGAAGAATGCCTCAAGATAA
- a CDS encoding metalloregulator ArsR/SmtB family transcription factor produces the protein MTKDYIQHSHGNEKELEAMKKFVDHIDQFNRLADSFKHLGDVNRVRIFWMLTHAELCTACIAQMLDMSSPAVAHHLKLLREANLIEGRRVGKEVRYHAVNTLPARTLHDAIEKMLAISCPVNNL, from the coding sequence ATGACTAAAGACTACATTCAGCACTCTCATGGAAACGAAAAAGAGCTTGAAGCGATGAAGAAATTCGTCGACCACATCGACCAATTCAATCGCCTTGCCGATTCTTTTAAACATCTTGGCGACGTTAATCGTGTTCGCATCTTTTGGATGTTGACCCATGCAGAACTTTGCACGGCTTGCATTGCGCAAATGCTCGATATGAGTTCACCTGCTGTGGCCCATCATTTAAAGCTTTTGCGCGAAGCTAATTTAATTGAAGGCAGAAGGGTTGGCAAAGAGGTGCGATATCATGCAGTAAACACGCTTCCAGCAAGAACACTTCATGATGCAATCGAAAAAATGCTAGCTATTTCTTGTCCTGTGAACAATTTATAA
- a CDS encoding heavy metal translocating P-type ATPase, with product MTTENNENCTCGAEKNTHNTDHCGCGRENHAQEQSTESAHQHNHTCGCGCKEHEHSKADQDHCSCGGEKHEHNQDHCECGCEEHKHEHHHDSCGCGCCDDDCCDDDECCCCCCGDSTFDVTKVPEKGLTEKQKKKLTRVIVAFIALVIIKLLEPIIPSFWANVVGLNEDAAATASYFTNIFLYGADYIYIGNKVLKIAFRNILKGRVFDENFLMVVATLGAVFMGIMGDGEFTEAVAVIVFFQLGAWFEDYAIGRSRKNITDLMDIRPDYANVEKSGQLEKVDPESLEIGSIIIVFPGEKIPLDGIVVEGSSSIDTSALTGESVPRTANVGDEIISGCICSSGVLKIKTTKHFSESTVSKILKLVETSSERKSHSEAFISRFAKVYTPAVCIAALCLALIPSIVITAVGESANWLDWIYRALTFLVISCPCALVISIPLSFFAGIGCASKNGVLVKGSNYLEALSKLDTVVFDKTGTLTQGVFKVVDVTIADDKALEGIKIDEKLSPQLEFDEEQRKLLVLAAYAESASSHPIAKSIVATLSSPLDRSRLENQSETSAQGVQADVLKHTVRVGKPGFTNANAEAVKTASTQGSTVYVSVDDTFAGTITIADVVKETSARAISELKREGVRKSVMLTGDNQGAAEFVASQIGIDEVHASLLPENKVEEVERMQETKSDAKSNIAFVGDGINDAPVLMRADVGIAMGAMGSDAAIEAADVVLMDDNPLSISKAVIISKKAMRIVRENIVFALGIKAACLILGAVGIATMYLAIFADVGVMVLAVLNAMRALRIKA from the coding sequence ATGACCACCGAGAATAATGAAAATTGCACTTGTGGCGCCGAAAAAAACACACATAATACTGACCATTGTGGATGCGGGCGTGAGAACCATGCTCAGGAACAATCCACCGAAAGTGCACATCAACACAATCACACTTGTGGCTGCGGCTGCAAGGAGCATGAGCACAGTAAAGCCGACCAAGATCACTGTAGCTGTGGGGGCGAAAAACATGAGCACAACCAAGACCATTGTGAATGCGGGTGTGAGGAACATAAGCATGAGCACCATCACGACAGCTGTGGTTGTGGATGTTGCGATGATGATTGTTGCGACGATGACGAATGCTGTTGTTGCTGTTGCGGTGACAGCACTTTCGACGTCACAAAAGTGCCAGAAAAAGGGCTCACAGAGAAGCAAAAGAAAAAACTGACAAGAGTTATTGTTGCATTCATTGCGCTCGTCATTATCAAACTGCTTGAACCAATTATCCCGAGTTTCTGGGCCAACGTTGTTGGGCTAAACGAGGATGCCGCAGCAACGGCATCCTATTTCACAAACATCTTTCTTTATGGAGCTGACTACATTTACATTGGCAACAAAGTCCTAAAAATCGCATTTAGAAACATTCTCAAAGGCCGAGTTTTTGACGAAAACTTCCTCATGGTTGTCGCCACTTTAGGTGCTGTGTTCATGGGAATCATGGGTGACGGGGAATTCACAGAAGCAGTTGCTGTAATCGTCTTTTTCCAACTTGGAGCTTGGTTTGAAGATTATGCTATCGGCAGGAGTCGCAAAAACATTACCGACCTCATGGACATCCGTCCCGATTATGCTAATGTCGAGAAGAGTGGACAACTTGAAAAAGTTGACCCTGAAAGCCTAGAAATCGGATCAATTATTATCGTTTTCCCGGGCGAAAAAATTCCTCTAGACGGCATTGTTGTTGAGGGATCATCTTCGATTGACACTTCCGCATTAACGGGAGAAAGTGTTCCTCGCACCGCAAACGTTGGGGATGAGATAATCAGTGGGTGCATTTGTTCATCAGGTGTTTTAAAAATCAAAACTACAAAGCATTTCAGCGAATCAACAGTTTCAAAAATCTTAAAGCTTGTTGAAACCTCAAGCGAGCGCAAATCACATTCCGAAGCGTTCATCTCAAGATTTGCAAAAGTCTACACTCCAGCGGTCTGCATTGCAGCACTCTGCCTGGCCCTCATTCCTTCAATCGTAATCACCGCTGTGGGCGAAAGTGCCAACTGGCTCGATTGGATTTATCGTGCTTTAACCTTCCTTGTAATCAGTTGCCCTTGTGCACTCGTTATCAGCATTCCGCTTTCATTCTTTGCAGGAATCGGGTGTGCAAGCAAAAACGGAGTTCTTGTCAAAGGTTCAAACTACCTTGAGGCACTTTCGAAACTTGACACAGTTGTGTTCGATAAAACAGGCACATTAACACAAGGTGTCTTTAAGGTCGTCGATGTAACGATTGCAGACGATAAAGCGCTAGAAGGCATTAAGATTGACGAAAAGCTGTCACCTCAGCTCGAATTTGATGAAGAACAGAGAAAACTTTTGGTGCTTGCTGCTTATGCCGAAAGCGCATCTTCTCACCCAATCGCAAAAAGCATCGTTGCAACTCTTTCATCACCACTTGACCGCAGCAGACTTGAAAACCAGTCAGAAACTAGTGCTCAAGGCGTTCAAGCAGACGTGCTGAAGCACACGGTTAGGGTTGGCAAACCTGGATTTACAAATGCTAATGCAGAAGCTGTAAAGACAGCCTCCACACAAGGCAGCACTGTATATGTGTCAGTTGATGACACCTTCGCTGGAACAATCACAATTGCAGATGTCGTAAAAGAAACTAGTGCGCGTGCAATTTCAGAATTGAAACGCGAAGGTGTTCGCAAGTCGGTCATGCTCACAGGCGACAACCAAGGAGCAGCAGAATTTGTTGCTTCTCAGATCGGCATTGATGAGGTGCATGCCAGCTTGCTTCCAGAAAACAAAGTTGAAGAAGTCGAGAGGATGCAGGAAACCAAGTCTGACGCAAAATCAAACATTGCATTTGTCGGTGACGGAATCAACGATGCTCCTGTTCTCATGCGTGCCGATGTTGGAATTGCGATGGGAGCAATGGGGTCAGACGCTGCCATTGAAGCTGCCGACGTGGTTCTCATGGATGACAACCCTCTGTCAATTTCAAAGGCTGTCATTATTTCAAAAAAGGCAATGCGCATAGTGCGTGAAAACATTGTGTTTGCGCTTGGAATTAAAGCTGCATGTCTGATTCTCGGCGCAGTTGGCATTGCCACAATGTATCTCGCCATCTTCGCTGATGTTGGGGTTATGGTTCTTGCAGTGCTAAACGCAATGAGAGCACTTCGAATAAAAGCGTAA